The following are encoded in a window of Roseimaritima ulvae genomic DNA:
- a CDS encoding dockerin type I domain-containing protein codes for MPTLPRHRRSLRCESLERRNLLAAGFGLEHNFISPEDVDGSGDVTPYDALQVVNNLNRQARSEGQGEDSSSSSGLMLDVDADGTSSPSDAWRIINYLNQNGVHGALASSLVPIHDRIAALESALHSSSVPSWLGSGTAHDILASLYNGIAPEINSDLQDELDDALERFDLQLQYNELSDRLDSIADDLPSFDSIFSQLGSQIGSQYHELQDELADALEELHDQAGSVLDELFDDHYYDDDSDENTESVNGLAENGLSDDDDSSTTEQVSDVLSHIDEELENLFYDVASDIHDLNFSGVLNTLANVVHVHLPLLSSGLPDLFDSNIVDIPNDFSSELSDLYDRLESVYDDVVPEVEDALDHVFDSFSYIGSAASHLSSFVHYLHGYGSDYNTAT; via the coding sequence ATGCCCACGCTGCCACGTCATCGTCGCTCCCTTCGCTGTGAATCTCTCGAACGCCGCAACTTGTTGGCTGCCGGTTTCGGCTTGGAACACAATTTCATTTCCCCCGAAGACGTCGATGGCAGTGGCGACGTCACGCCCTACGACGCTTTGCAAGTCGTCAATAACCTGAACCGCCAAGCCCGGTCCGAGGGTCAGGGCGAAGACAGCAGCAGTTCGTCGGGTTTGATGCTGGATGTCGACGCCGATGGGACTTCCTCGCCGTCGGACGCCTGGCGGATCATCAACTATCTGAACCAAAACGGCGTGCACGGTGCGTTGGCCAGTAGCTTGGTGCCCATCCACGATCGCATCGCCGCGTTGGAAAGTGCGCTGCATAGTTCCAGCGTGCCATCTTGGCTGGGTTCCGGAACCGCGCACGACATCCTAGCCAGTTTGTACAACGGTATCGCGCCGGAAATTAATTCGGACCTGCAGGATGAATTGGATGACGCCCTGGAGCGTTTTGATCTGCAACTGCAGTACAACGAGCTGAGCGACCGCTTGGATTCGATCGCGGACGATCTGCCTTCGTTCGATTCGATCTTCTCGCAGTTGGGCTCCCAAATCGGCAGCCAATACCACGAACTGCAAGACGAACTAGCCGACGCACTGGAGGAACTCCACGATCAAGCTGGCTCGGTGCTGGACGAATTGTTCGACGATCATTACTACGACGACGACTCCGACGAGAACACGGAATCCGTTAACGGACTGGCCGAGAACGGACTGAGCGACGATGACGATTCCTCGACGACCGAGCAAGTCAGCGACGTGCTGTCGCACATCGACGAGGAACTAGAAAACTTGTTCTATGATGTGGCTAGCGATATCCACGACTTGAACTTTTCCGGCGTATTGAACACCTTGGCCAATGTCGTCCACGTCCATCTGCCGCTGTTGTCCTCGGGATTGCCGGACTTATTTGACTCCAACATCGTCGACATTCCCAACGATTTCTCCAGCGAACTGTCGGACCTGTATGACCGTCTGGAATCGGTTTACGACGACGTCGTGCCCGAAGTAGAAGACGCCTTGGATCACGTCTTCGACAGCTTCAGCTACATCGGCTCGGCGGCCAGCCACCTGAGCAGTTTTGTGCACTACCTGCACGGCTACGGCAGCGACTACAACACGGCTACCTAA
- a CDS encoding putative bifunctional lysylphosphatidylglycerol flippase/synthetase: MSPVWKTRIRNVAGPTLATVLFVVAVRLLIGEANKISWEEFRGAVLGVPRIYLLIAALLIAMNYVMLMAYDLLALRYLRRSLPLRRVALVGFLGYSLGNNLGTLIAAAPLRFHFYTRWGLSPTQIVALLAFLGLTFWSGLWFLGGTVLVFNPIPLPDDVNLPIGTRALGFAMLSLWIAYALSCAVWHKPIPVGGLKLRTPHVGLMGLQTSVAAVDLTISATALYLVLPADTIVPFGLVLAAYLVAIAIALITQVPGGLGVLELILLKLLAGTVGQTVLASVLIFRVLYYVLPLLVGILLMVVNELWEGAEQMRAANRKVMPPDDLPPEGELPAGEKLPGLDDVDEEQWLDESSRDADD; this comes from the coding sequence GTGAGTCCCGTTTGGAAAACCCGTATCCGCAACGTCGCGGGCCCCACACTGGCGACCGTGCTGTTTGTCGTGGCCGTCCGCCTGCTGATCGGCGAAGCCAACAAGATCAGTTGGGAGGAATTCCGCGGGGCCGTACTCGGCGTGCCCCGGATTTACCTGCTGATCGCCGCCCTGCTGATCGCCATGAACTATGTAATGTTGATGGCCTATGACTTGTTGGCACTGCGATACCTGCGTCGCTCGCTTCCTCTGCGGAGGGTGGCTCTGGTGGGTTTTTTGGGGTATTCGCTGGGGAACAATCTGGGCACGCTGATCGCCGCGGCGCCGCTGCGTTTTCACTTCTACACTCGCTGGGGACTGTCCCCAACGCAAATTGTCGCCCTGCTGGCCTTCTTGGGGCTGACGTTCTGGAGCGGTTTGTGGTTTTTGGGTGGCACCGTGCTGGTGTTCAACCCCATTCCGTTGCCCGACGATGTGAATTTGCCCATCGGTACTCGGGCCTTGGGGTTCGCAATGCTGTCGCTGTGGATCGCCTATGCCCTGTCCTGTGCGGTCTGGCACAAACCGATTCCCGTGGGCGGATTAAAACTGCGAACGCCCCATGTCGGGCTGATGGGACTGCAAACCTCGGTCGCTGCGGTCGACCTGACGATCTCGGCCACCGCCCTGTATCTGGTTCTGCCCGCCGACACGATCGTCCCCTTTGGACTGGTCCTGGCCGCCTACCTGGTCGCGATTGCGATCGCCCTGATCACCCAAGTGCCCGGGGGCCTGGGCGTGCTGGAATTGATTCTACTGAAACTGTTGGCGGGTACGGTGGGCCAAACCGTGTTGGCGTCAGTGTTGATCTTTCGAGTTCTGTACTACGTGTTGCCGCTGTTGGTGGGCATCCTGTTGATGGTCGTCAACGAATTGTGGGAGGGTGCCGAACAGATGCGGGCGGCCAACCGCAAAGTCATGCCGCCCGACGACCTACCCCCGGAAGGCGAATTGCCAGCGGGAGAAAAACTGCCGGGCCTGGACGACGTCGACGAAGAACAATGGCTGGACGAATCCTCGCGTGACGCTGATGACTGA
- a CDS encoding chemotaxis protein CheW produces the protein MDVEVLVFQAAERLFAVRASGVVEVLRAATLAPFPDADPAVEGVLSLRGSLVPVISIPALLDTDAAPMQHCDHLIVVRMDKATLALRVERAIDLVVLHSDRQSNEDAGQPGNATAMREEWIELVGKTAHGIVYVLDVKRLLSEQGFARVLHLLRLHAASQEVST, from the coding sequence GTGGACGTTGAAGTTTTGGTCTTTCAGGCCGCCGAACGATTATTTGCCGTCCGTGCTAGCGGCGTGGTGGAAGTTTTGCGAGCCGCCACGCTGGCTCCCTTTCCCGATGCCGACCCGGCCGTCGAAGGTGTGTTGAGTTTGCGGGGCAGCCTGGTGCCGGTAATCTCGATCCCGGCTCTGCTGGACACCGACGCGGCGCCGATGCAGCACTGCGATCATTTGATCGTGGTTCGCATGGACAAGGCGACGCTGGCGTTGCGGGTCGAGCGAGCGATCGACTTGGTAGTGCTGCATTCCGATCGGCAGAGCAACGAGGATGCGGGCCAACCGGGAAACGCTACCGCAATGCGTGAGGAGTGGATCGAGTTGGTTGGCAAGACCGCGCATGGGATCGTGTATGTGTTGGATGTCAAACGGTTATTGTCCGAACAGGGGTTCGCCCGAGTCTTGCACTTGCTGCGCTTGCATGCCGCCTCGCAAGAGGTCTCGACGTGA